In the genome of Magnolia sinica isolate HGM2019 chromosome 2, MsV1, whole genome shotgun sequence, one region contains:
- the LOC131225800 gene encoding mini zinc finger protein 2-like, whose product MKKRQQAPRRCEQPLRSNGSSSCARRGVRYGECQKNHAANIGGFAVDGCREFMASGEEGTNGALKCAACGCHRNFHRRELESDESSECTSPSFTGK is encoded by the coding sequence ATGAAGAAGCGTCAACAGGCGCCGAGAAGGTGCGAGCAGCCACTAAGAAGTAATGGTAGTTCATCTTGTGCCAGGCGGGGTGTCAGGTATGGAGAGTGCCAGAAGAATCATGCGGCCAACATCGGAGGATTTGCCGTGGATGGGTGTAGGGAATTTATGGCGAGTGGGGAGGAGGGAACAAACGGAGCACTAAAGTGTGCTGCCTGTGGCTGCCACAGGAACTTCCATAGGAGAGAGTTGGAGAGCGATGAGTCGTCGGAGTGTACTTCCCCTAGTTTTACAGGGAAGTAA